In Thermococcus sp. MV5, the following are encoded in one genomic region:
- a CDS encoding ATP-binding protein, with product MVIPLTVEEYVRRSILLGPKRLEKYVFRDDKPNPERRIIGEILDELEKFSETKENRILLLYGLRGVGKTTLMAQTYFKLLGKVSQERLLYISADEVALLNSDMLEAVKTYEALIGERFEELSRPVFLFIDEVHYDKNWDLILKSLYDKARNLFVLATGSSALAIKMSTDLARRARRLHVTPLTFSEYLAIKRNVKNGISSELRNALFSSDSMEACKKLEALRNEVGKILLQFDKMDLDDYIVQGTLPVFLSSKEPLYDTYTLIERMIYKDLALYGFSSEILEKAFSLLVLLASGESLNYETLCSNLNISRPTLAQLLSGLEKLEIVFPVRAYGSIGKNVRKTPKYKFLAPMLRASILTKFNLFTLDEKILGMLLEDAVALYFYILSSELNFRVNYDAQKGGADFVLTFPDKKIVIEVGYGNKGIKQVKRTMRKVDANFGIVIWEGNLEVEGDIIKVPKEWFMLII from the coding sequence GTGGTGATCCCATTGACAGTTGAAGAATACGTCCGGAGGAGCATTCTGCTAGGACCAAAGAGGCTGGAGAAATATGTGTTTAGAGATGATAAACCAAACCCTGAGAGGCGAATAATTGGAGAGATACTCGATGAGCTTGAGAAATTTTCTGAAACCAAAGAGAATAGGATCCTCCTTCTTTATGGCCTTAGAGGTGTTGGAAAAACCACCCTCATGGCTCAGACGTACTTCAAACTCCTGGGCAAAGTTTCTCAGGAGAGATTGTTATATATCTCCGCTGATGAAGTTGCTCTTTTAAATTCAGATATGTTAGAGGCTGTTAAAACATACGAAGCTTTAATCGGCGAGAGGTTTGAAGAGCTGAGTAGGCCGGTATTTCTGTTCATAGATGAAGTTCACTATGATAAAAACTGGGACTTGATTCTCAAGTCACTCTATGATAAAGCGAGGAATCTTTTTGTACTTGCTACTGGTTCTTCGGCATTGGCCATAAAAATGAGCACTGATTTAGCTAGAAGGGCAAGGCGATTGCATGTTACCCCGCTGACGTTCTCAGAATACTTAGCCATTAAGCGCAACGTCAAGAATGGAATAAGCTCAGAGCTTAGGAATGCTCTCTTCTCATCGGATAGTATGGAGGCATGTAAAAAGCTCGAAGCCCTCAGGAATGAAGTTGGAAAGATTCTCCTTCAGTTTGATAAAATGGATTTAGATGATTATATAGTCCAAGGGACATTGCCTGTTTTTCTGTCCTCAAAAGAACCACTTTACGACACTTATACACTCATCGAAAGGATGATTTATAAGGATTTAGCCCTTTATGGATTTTCAAGTGAAATCCTTGAGAAGGCTTTTTCACTTCTCGTACTTCTGGCGTCTGGTGAGAGTCTAAACTATGAAACTCTGTGCTCAAATCTTAACATCTCACGCCCCACCCTTGCCCAGCTTTTGAGTGGTCTGGAAAAACTTGAAATCGTGTTCCCTGTAAGAGCTTATGGCTCAATTGGAAAAAATGTAAGAAAAACTCCAAAGTATAAGTTCTTGGCCCCTATGCTCAGGGCTTCAATTCTAACCAAGTTCAACCTTTTTACGCTCGATGAGAAGATCCTTGGAATGCTTTTGGAAGATGCTGTTGCACTGTACTTTTATATCCTTTCGAGTGAACTCAACTTTAGGGTGAACTATGATGCTCAAAAGGGCGGTGCTGATTTTGTCCTGACATTTCCAGATAAGAAGATTGTAATCGAGGTTGGTTATGGAAACAAGGGGATAAAACAAGTTAAGAGAACTATGAGAAAGGTCGATGCTAACTTTGGGATTGTGATTTGGGAAGGAAATCTTGAAGTAGAGGGGGATATAATAAAGGTTCCCAAGGAGTGGTTCATGCTGATAATCTGA
- a CDS encoding ATP-binding protein: MVQLDDYLIKLAADLPRRFEYARILRKRFIFEELQNKVDSFISSGKPATVLLPGLRGTGKTTLLAQLYFYTHSSTSAVIYLPVDELNLLGFTLIEAVERYLEIFRPERPVFLLDEVQYDEKWPLTLKVLDDRKKFLIIATGSSALNLKESPDLARRAEHIHVYPLTFREYLYLSEGVLGKGTLKPLLDFDVESIERSVTESAPYIWKAEEYLRAGSLPFSFDRKEPEVYEAVFTLIERMVYRDLPQVKGFDSQTLERTLKLLFLLANPKGERFSYERLSKILGMAKGTIISIINALIKVGILVEIPSMGGMAKKVRKDPKLKFLAPALRAALLYKSGELEKGLPALLEDAVAFYLSKIGKLEYEPGKGGADFLLTVDGRKYIVEVGLGKDSVTQVKKSMERVGADRGIVIGEKFYVADNILSIPWRAFLAMI; encoded by the coding sequence ATGGTTCAACTAGATGACTATCTTATAAAGCTTGCAGCTGATCTCCCTAGAAGGTTTGAATATGCGAGAATCCTTAGGAAAAGATTCATCTTTGAAGAGCTGCAAAATAAGGTGGATTCTTTTATAAGCAGCGGTAAACCTGCTACAGTTCTCCTGCCGGGGTTAAGAGGCACTGGTAAAACTACTCTTCTGGCTCAGCTCTATTTTTACACTCACTCATCCACGTCTGCCGTGATTTATTTACCCGTTGATGAACTCAACCTTCTGGGTTTTACACTCATTGAGGCTGTCGAGAGGTATCTGGAAATATTCCGGCCAGAAAGGCCAGTGTTCCTTCTTGATGAGGTTCAATATGATGAAAAATGGCCGTTAACATTAAAGGTCCTAGATGATAGAAAAAAATTTCTGATAATAGCAACTGGTTCATCCGCGTTAAACCTCAAGGAAAGCCCCGATCTTGCGAGAAGAGCTGAACATATTCACGTGTACCCACTTACTTTTAGAGAATATCTTTACCTTTCAGAGGGTGTTTTGGGGAAAGGTACCTTAAAGCCGCTTCTTGACTTTGATGTTGAATCAATTGAGAGATCCGTGACAGAGAGTGCTCCCTATATCTGGAAAGCTGAAGAGTATCTCCGCGCAGGTTCTCTTCCATTTTCATTTGATCGAAAAGAGCCAGAGGTTTATGAGGCAGTGTTCACCCTAATTGAGAGGATGGTTTATAGAGATCTCCCTCAGGTTAAGGGGTTTGATTCCCAAACACTTGAAAGGACACTAAAACTTCTCTTCCTGTTGGCAAACCCGAAGGGAGAGCGTTTCAGCTACGAAAGGCTATCAAAAATTCTTGGCATGGCTAAGGGTACTATCATCTCCATTATCAATGCTTTAATCAAGGTAGGAATACTGGTAGAGATCCCTTCGATGGGCGGAATGGCAAAAAAGGTTAGAAAAGATCCGAAATTAAAGTTTTTAGCTCCAGCTCTAAGGGCAGCACTTCTTTATAAGTCCGGGGAACTTGAAAAAGGTCTTCCTGCTCTTCTTGAAGATGCAGTGGCTTTTTATCTCTCCAAAATTGGCAAGCTAGAGTATGAACCGGGAAAAGGTGGTGCTGATTTTCTCCTTACGGTTGATGGGCGAAAATACATTGTTGAGGTTGGTTTGGGGAAAGATAGTGTAACACAGGTTAAGAAAAGCATGGAGAGAGTGGGTGCTGATAGAGGGATTGTTATAGGAGAAAAGTTCTATGTTGCTGATAACATATTAAGCATTCCTTGGCGGGCATTTCTTGCCATGATTTAA
- a CDS encoding TasA family protein: protein MRREIAFMLVGLLLGAAGFKIGSALFSDISISENNEIATGEFDVRISKTGSTFYNDLKLFEFNDLKPGDEIKAEFYIKNSGDFNISKILIIPHVQDLESGELTGAEALVDNTTEIGELSQNLILEWIVITQGNQTYTLSDYSGKSLYELNNQSISILTAPFGPSEILKVTMFFLVNPEAGNEIQKDLSLISMQIYAEQ, encoded by the coding sequence ATGAGAAGAGAAATTGCCTTCATGCTCGTGGGCCTGTTATTGGGAGCAGCAGGTTTTAAAATAGGCAGTGCACTCTTCAGCGATATAAGCATCTCGGAGAACAATGAAATCGCAACTGGAGAGTTTGATGTTAGAATTAGCAAAACAGGAAGCACTTTTTACAATGATTTAAAGCTCTTTGAATTCAACGATCTTAAACCCGGGGATGAGATAAAAGCTGAGTTCTACATAAAAAACAGCGGGGACTTTAATATTTCGAAAATCCTCATCATCCCCCATGTCCAAGACTTGGAAAGTGGTGAACTTACTGGGGCCGAGGCCTTGGTGGACAACACAACCGAAATTGGGGAACTTAGCCAAAACCTCATACTGGAATGGATTGTGATAACACAGGGCAACCAAACTTATACCCTAAGTGATTACTCCGGAAAGAGCCTCTATGAGCTAAATAACCAGTCGATCTCAATCTTAACTGCACCTTTTGGGCCATCAGAAATCCTCAAAGTTACGATGTTTTTCTTAGTGAACCCCGAAGCGGGCAATGAGATCCAAAAAGACCTCTCTTTAATTTCAATGCAAATTTATGCTGAACAGTGA
- a CDS encoding HAD-IIA family hydrolase, translating into MIGIIFDMDGVIYRGKEAVDGTKEVIEFLKSTKIPFVFLTNNSTRNARMYREKLREMGIEVEEERIITSGYATAHYLKKHFEKGNVFVIGGEGLREELKSIGWPVITLEEVREKWRDVKYVVVGLDPKLTYEKLKYGCLAIRNGAKFIGTNPDTTYPSEEGILPGAGSIIAALKVSTEKEPLIIGKPYEPVFEVVKEKLKADEIWVVGDRLDTDIAFAKKIGAKAIMVLTGVNTLEDIEKSEVKPDIVLPSIRELLEYIKVQLEI; encoded by the coding sequence ATGATTGGAATCATCTTTGACATGGATGGTGTCATTTATAGGGGAAAAGAGGCTGTTGATGGGACTAAAGAGGTTATCGAGTTTTTAAAATCAACTAAAATTCCCTTCGTGTTTCTCACCAACAACTCCACTAGAAATGCCAGAATGTATAGGGAAAAGCTCAGGGAAATGGGGATTGAGGTTGAAGAAGAGAGAATAATAACCTCCGGCTATGCAACGGCCCACTATTTAAAGAAGCACTTTGAAAAGGGCAACGTTTTTGTAATCGGTGGTGAGGGTCTCAGAGAGGAGCTCAAATCTATCGGATGGCCTGTAATAACTCTCGAAGAAGTGAGGGAAAAATGGAGAGATGTAAAATACGTTGTTGTGGGCCTTGATCCGAAGTTAACGTATGAAAAGCTAAAATACGGCTGTCTAGCGATAAGAAATGGGGCAAAGTTCATAGGCACAAACCCCGACACTACCTACCCGAGTGAGGAAGGGATCCTCCCCGGGGCAGGCTCAATAATTGCTGCATTAAAAGTTTCCACTGAGAAAGAGCCCCTGATAATAGGAAAACCCTATGAACCCGTTTTTGAAGTGGTGAAAGAAAAGCTCAAAGCTGATGAGATATGGGTGGTTGGAGACAGGCTTGACACTGACATAGCCTTTGCAAAGAAAATTGGGGCAAAGGCAATAATGGTCTTAACCGGTGTAAACACGCTTGAAGACATAGAAAAGAGTGAGGTTAAGCCTGATATAGTGTTACCCAGCATCAGGGAGCTTTTGGAGTACATAAAGGTGCAGTTGGAGATTTAA
- a CDS encoding PIN domain-containing protein, translating to MHAVIDTNVLIYDTFEDSGFHKEARTLLNSLHKWYIPTIVLQEYMWFFKRNNLPLASAKAMISEYTSDPRFKGLEDSYKGVLYALSVLEKENLSISRFNDVLILYHAVTKKYPLATFDEKLRKLAGRYEVEVLPKS from the coding sequence ATGCATGCGGTGATAGACACTAACGTGCTTATCTACGACACGTTCGAAGATTCAGGCTTTCACAAGGAGGCAAGAACTCTTTTAAATTCTCTCCATAAATGGTACATTCCAACCATTGTGCTTCAGGAGTACATGTGGTTCTTCAAGAGAAATAATCTCCCACTTGCGAGTGCAAAAGCAATGATAAGTGAGTACACGTCAGATCCCAGGTTCAAAGGGTTAGAGGACAGTTATAAAGGAGTTCTTTATGCTCTCAGCGTTCTCGAGAAGGAAAATCTATCCATCTCCCGCTTTAACGATGTACTAATCCTCTATCACGCGGTCACCAAGAAGTATCCACTTGCAACGTTCGACGAAAAGCTCAGAAAACTGGCTGGAAGGTATGAGGTTGAAGTTCTTCCCAAAAGCTAG
- a CDS encoding AbrB/MazE/SpoVT family DNA-binding domain-containing protein: MPITKVTRNYQITLPAEIRKALGIKEGELLEVEIEGEKIVIKRLKKTRKTLKLGRKILPEEIEKEIEEGMERCMR; encoded by the coding sequence ATGCCAATCACAAAGGTCACGCGCAATTATCAGATAACCCTCCCGGCGGAGATAAGAAAGGCTCTCGGGATTAAAGAAGGTGAACTCCTTGAAGTAGAGATTGAGGGAGAGAAAATCGTAATAAAGCGCCTTAAAAAAACAAGAAAAACACTTAAGCTCGGCCGTAAAATCCTTCCTGAGGAAATAGAAAAGGAGATTGAGGAGGGAATGGAGAGATGCATGCGGTGA